The Lewinellaceae bacterium DNA window TTTCTCCAATCCACAGATCTTTGTTTTTCTGGCTCTTTTAGTTCTGGTCGTTACTTTGCTGGCCGGATTTTATCCTTCCATCGTACTGGCATCCTTCTCACCGGCACTGGCGCTGTACGGACGCCGTAATAATCAGGCCAATACCGGTATTACCCTGAGGAAGGCTTTGGTTATTTTGCAATTTGTGATCGCACAGGGTTTGGTCATCGGTGCGGTGATCACGTTGCTTCAGCTGGACTTTATCCACAACCGTGATTTGGGCTTTAAGCAGGACCTGATCTATACGTTCCCGATTGGGATTGATAGTTCCTCGCTGTCCCGCCAATCTGCATTGCGGTCAACGTTGCTGGCCCAGCCCGATATCGCTGCGGTAACCTACAGCAGTGATCTTCCATTTTCCGGAAATACCTGGTCCAGTAATTTTAAGTACGGCAGTCGGCCTGAGGATGAGACGTACCCGGTGACCATGATATTTGGCGATGTAGATTATCCAGAAGTATTCGGGTTGGAGCTGGTGGCCGGACGTTGGGTCATGCCTTCGGATACCATTCGCCAGGTCGTAATTAATGAGACACTGGTACATAAATTGGGCATTCAAAATCCGGAAGAAGTCATAGGGCAGAGTCTTGTATTGGGCAGGAAAAGGACGGAGATCACCGGTGTCGTCAAAGACTTTAATACACACAGCCTTTACAATGAAATGCTGCCTTTGGCGATCTCAACATTCAAAGATTATTACTGGAGTGTTGGCGTAAAGATTAAGCCGGGAGATGTCAATGGTACGATCCGGGGTATAACGCAAGCCTTCGATCAGGTCTATCCGGAACAAGTGTTTGAAGGCCGTTTTTTTGATGACAGCATCCAGGAGTTTTATGAAAATGATCAGCGCCTGTCCCGAACGTGTAAAGCATTCGGGCTCCTGGCCATCCTGTTGGCTTGTCTTGGACTCTTCGGCCTTATCACGCACATTGTACAGGAGCGGATTGGCGAAATCGGAGTACGTAAGGTTCTGGGTGCATCCATTCAGAGTATCGTGGGATTGTTATCACTCGACTTTATCAAACTGGTCCTGATCGCACTGGTCATAGCAAGTCCGCTTGCCTGGTATCTGATGCATCGCTGGCTGCAGAACTTCGTCTATCACATCGACATCAAATGGTGGGTATTTGGAGTGACCGGCCTGGTGGCTGTTCTGATTGCCTTTGTGACCATTGGGTTTCAGGCCATCCGGGCTGCTCTGGCCAATCCGGTGGATAGCCTGCGATCGGAATAAAAGGATTTATAAAAAACAATCGACAAGGTATATGATCTGGAAATACATCAAAATAGCCACCCGGAACTTAAGACGCAATCGCATCGTCGGGTTTATCAATATCGGTGGTTACGTACTAAGTGCTACCAGCTTTTTATTGATTGTTTTGTATGTATTGAATCAAACAGACTACGATAAGCATCATCAATATGGAAAAGACCTGTACCGCGTTGAGACCAAACTGATCAATACGGGTACTCCCTGGATCACCGCGACCGTGTCTCCGCCTATTATTCCAGCCCTGGAAGTTGATTTCCCTGAAGTATTGAATGCTACGCGGGTTGTCGATCCGCCAGAAACATCCCAGCATATTCTGAAGCATGACAATGTGTCTTTTTTTGAAACCAAGGGCTATTATGTAGACAGTACTTTTTTCTCCATGTTCAGTTATGACTGGGTGGAAGGAAATCCGGAAAAGGCACTGATGGAACCCTATACGGTCGTCCTCACCCTTCCAGTGAAGGAGAAACTTTTTGGGAAAGATCCAGCCATAAATCAAACCATCCGGATTATCAACCGATTTGGAGACCATCCGTTCAAGGTGACCGGTGTAGTTGATCCAAAGACCTATAAATCCCACATCCGGGCTCATTTCTACATGTCGATGAACAGCGGCGGAATCGGGGAATACGTGCGCCAAAACGACCAGTGGGCCGGTGGAAATTTCATATTTGGTTATGTGCAGCTGACACAACATGCTGATCCTAAAGCGCTGGAAACCAAGCTCCCGGCGTTTTTACAAAAGCATGGCGGGGATCAATTGCGTGAAACAGGTATTGAAAAAACACTGACTTTGCAAGCTGTCCGGGACATCCATCTTTACAGCACCCGGGCGAATCAACTGGATACAGGTGGCAACTTGAAATTGCTGAGCATCCTTTCGTTGATTGCATTTATCATCATACTGATTGCAAGCATTAATTACATGAACCTGGTGACGGCCCGGTCAGTGGCCAGAAGTCAGGAAGTTTCCGTACGTAAGCTTCTGGGTGCGGAGAAACGAAATATCACAGGCCAGTACCTTGTAGAATCGTTTCTCACCGTTGGGATTTCACTCATAGTTGCCGTATTACTCGCATTCCTGCTCTTGCCCGAGCTAGGAGAATTTACCGGCGAAAACCTGGACGTGAGCGGTAGCAAAGTCGCTTTTGTTGGAGTGGGATTGATTGGGTTTTATATCCTGATTGGCCTGCTTTCAGGAAGTTATCCGGCGTTGATGATGGCACGTGTTTCTCCCGCTCAGGGAGTAAAAGGGCTGGTCCGTAAGGGGGTGATGAGCGATCACCTCCGCAAAGGCCTCGTGGTGGCGCAGTTTGCCATTTCACTGATGTTGATAATTGGTTCGGTCATTATGTCCCGTCAGATCCAATTTCTCAAAACCAAGGATCTGGGCTTTAACCGTGACAACCGCATCGTAATCCCATTTCAGACCAGTGAGGCCCGTGAGCAAATGGCCATTATCAAATCAGAGGTACAGCGTTTGTCCGCGGTTAAGGGCTTATCCGGCATGCGGGTATTGCCGGGACAATTTGTGGCGCAGGACTTTAATCTGACGGCTGCCTCCACGCAAATCGAAAATAACCTGAAATTGATCCAGGTCGATGAAAACTATTTTTCTGTGCTGGACATTCCCATTGTATCCGGGCGAAATTTCACTCAGGGAGATACTTCTCATCAGGTATTGATCAATGAAAAGTCCCTCAAGGCATTTAACCTGAATCCTGCTGACGCCATAGGCCAACATCTTATATCTGAATATCAGGGCGAGCGGACGGAATATCAGATCATAGGCGTAGTAAGAGATTTCAACCAGAATTCACTGAAAGAGGCTATCCATCCACTCCTTTTCCAGTATCAGCCTACAGACCGGAATCTTTACCTGATGCTGGCACTGAATGCCGGTGTACAGGGGCATTTGATTTCCGACCTATCACAGATATGGAACGGGGTGATCCATGATACTCCCTTCGAATGGCATTTTTTGGATGAACTGGTGGAAGCCCAGTATCAACAGGATACCAAAATTTCGACGATCATCGGCGGGTTCACGCTGCTTGCCATACTGATCGCTTGTCTGGGATTATTTGGACTGGCTCTTTTTATGGTTGAGCAAAAATCCAAAGAAATAGGGATCCGTAAAGTGCTGGGCGCGTCGGCAACCCAGATCGTAGTCCGGATCGCATTGCAGTTTATTGTCCTGGTAGGCCTCGCCCTGATCATTGCAACCCCGGTAATCTATTGGCTGATGGATCGGTGGTTGCATAATTATGAATACCAGATTGCCATACGGCCCTGGATGTTCCTGGCGGGCGGATTGGCTGCAATAATCATTGCATTTATCACGGTGAGTGTGCAGAGTATTTCCGCTGCATTGGCCAATCCGATAAAATCACTCCGGGAAGACTAAATATTTTTCAATAAAATGAAATGAGATACCAATGTTCCTGATTTATCTGAAATCCGCCTGGCGCAGTTTATTAAAAAATAAACGGCTGACAATAATTCATATCACCGGACTTTCCATTGGAATGGCGGTGGCCTTGCTGATTGCCATGTGGGTCTACGATGAATACACCTTTAACCGTCAATTTCCCAATCACAACCGGATCGCGCAGGTCTATCAAAACGTAACCAATAACGGAGAAATACAGACCTGGACTAACGTGCCCTATCCACTTGCTGAAGAATTGCGGAGCAATTACGGATCGGATTTTTCACATGTGGTCATGAGCACCCAGCCGGATGACCATATGGTAACGATTGGTGCAGAAACGATGAGTGTTTCCGGATGTTTTATGGAGCAGGAAGGTCCGGAGCTGTTCTCACTGGATATGATCCGGGGAAGCCATCAAGGGTTAACAGATCCTACATCGGTCCTGCTTTCGGAGTCGACAGCCGCTACTTTTTTTGACGGTAAAGACCCCATGGGACAGGTCGTTCGCATTGATGAATTACCGGAGGTGAAAGTGACCGGTATTTACCGGGACTTTCCGGAGAACAGCAGTTTCCGTGGGCTGGATTTTATTATCCCCTGGCAGTTTTTCTATTCCAATCTCGATTGGGTTCGGAGTAACACCGACCCCTGGCGCCCCAATTTTGTGAATCTTT harbors:
- a CDS encoding ABC transporter permease yields the protein MIKNYILIAIRNMRKHPTYALINTFGLAAGIASVLLIYRIVSYELSFNKSFPNYDNLVRIVKEHQTLDGSIEHNVCVPAPAMDAIESTVPQFAGVSRVKEVWPSIKMEEPDGGEIKKFNVPRGQTAFFVEPDFFTMFSIQWLTQPDVASFQRPGSIVLTESFARRFNVDPSLMVGKVLMMDNVAEVTVTGIIKDMPSNCDFNLPFLVSWETMLAHKEAFFFDERWGSCASNNQMYALMKDPGEVNQVNTILADIGKEEYKNRNGKQSQHHLLQPLSDLHFDERYNNSGTHVMLKSRLRILGAIGLLILIMACFNFINLSTARATLRAGEVGVRKTLGSDRRQLIGQFMGETALVVSAGAVLGAILAHFLAPLLSYVSDVPSDFPFFSNPQIFVFLALLVLVVTLLAGFYPSIVLASFSPALALYGRRNNQANTGITLRKALVILQFVIAQGLVIGAVITLLQLDFIHNRDLGFKQDLIYTFPIGIDSSSLSRQSALRSTLLAQPDIAAVTYSSDLPFSGNTWSSNFKYGSRPEDETYPVTMIFGDVDYPEVFGLELVAGRWVMPSDTIRQVVINETLVHKLGIQNPEEVIGQSLVLGRKRTEITGVVKDFNTHSLYNEMLPLAISTFKDYYWSVGVKIKPGDVNGTIRGITQAFDQVYPEQVFEGRFFDDSIQEFYENDQRLSRTCKAFGLLAILLACLGLFGLITHIVQERIGEIGVRKVLGASIQSIVGLLSLDFIKLVLIALVIASPLAWYLMHRWLQNFVYHIDIKWWVFGVTGLVAVLIAFVTIGFQAIRAALANPVDSLRSE
- a CDS encoding ABC transporter permease, which gives rise to MIWKYIKIATRNLRRNRIVGFINIGGYVLSATSFLLIVLYVLNQTDYDKHHQYGKDLYRVETKLINTGTPWITATVSPPIIPALEVDFPEVLNATRVVDPPETSQHILKHDNVSFFETKGYYVDSTFFSMFSYDWVEGNPEKALMEPYTVVLTLPVKEKLFGKDPAINQTIRIINRFGDHPFKVTGVVDPKTYKSHIRAHFYMSMNSGGIGEYVRQNDQWAGGNFIFGYVQLTQHADPKALETKLPAFLQKHGGDQLRETGIEKTLTLQAVRDIHLYSTRANQLDTGGNLKLLSILSLIAFIIILIASINYMNLVTARSVARSQEVSVRKLLGAEKRNITGQYLVESFLTVGISLIVAVLLAFLLLPELGEFTGENLDVSGSKVAFVGVGLIGFYILIGLLSGSYPALMMARVSPAQGVKGLVRKGVMSDHLRKGLVVAQFAISLMLIIGSVIMSRQIQFLKTKDLGFNRDNRIVIPFQTSEAREQMAIIKSEVQRLSAVKGLSGMRVLPGQFVAQDFNLTAASTQIENNLKLIQVDENYFSVLDIPIVSGRNFTQGDTSHQVLINEKSLKAFNLNPADAIGQHLISEYQGERTEYQIIGVVRDFNQNSLKEAIHPLLFQYQPTDRNLYLMLALNAGVQGHLISDLSQIWNGVIHDTPFEWHFLDELVEAQYQQDTKISTIIGGFTLLAILIACLGLFGLALFMVEQKSKEIGIRKVLGASATQIVVRIALQFIVLVGLALIIATPVIYWLMDRWLHNYEYQIAIRPWMFLAGGLAAIIIAFITVSVQSISAALANPIKSLRED